The genomic DNA GAATAGGATTCCGGATACACGTTTTTATATCATTTCATGTATCTTGTATTCAAGTTACGCCACAAGAGTGTGGTTGACATATCATTTTGAGTTTGAACATCTAGATAAATATAAATAAGTAATAGAGACAAAAAATGTAGTGTAATCCTTAATTATCTCTATTACTCGATTAATTTGAAGGTGTGCAATCATTCTTTAGACTGCCCTTAGCAATCGAAGTCCATTCAAAATAACAACCAAAGTACTTCCTTCATGAATAATGACACTGATGGCAATATCCGTTAAGCCCAAGAAACTAACGACAATTAAAAAAACAACAACGGCCATTGAAAAAATAATATTCTGCCAAATAACACGGTTCATTTTCGAAGAAGTATTATGAGATTGTACCAATTTAGATAAATTGTTTTGCATTAAAACTAAATCAGATACCTCTACTGCCACATCAGTCCCATCTCCCATAGCGATTCCCACATCTGCATTAACAAGAGCAGGAGCATCATTTACACCGTCTCCAACCATGGCGGTCACACCGTATTTTTCTTTTTGTTCGTCTATTATTCTGGATTTGTCTTCCGGCATGACATTTGCAATCACTTCATCTATTCCCAATTGTTTAGCAACCGCTTTTCCCGTCATTTCTGAGTCACCAGTAATTAATGTGGTGTGTATACCTTGTTTTCTGAAATACTCAATGGTTTCTTTTGCATGTTCACTTGGAATGTCCATGAGGGCAATAAGGCCTAGAACCTCTTCATCTACTGCTACGTACACGATTGTCTTACCTTCTGAAGCCCATTCATTATTTAAACGACTATACTCATCTGAAACATCATCAAACGAAGTCGGTTTTCCTATACGATAATTTCTCCCTTTGTAATCTCCTGTCAATCCTTTACCAATCTGGTTTTCTACATCAATAGTTAGTTTGTTTTTTTGCTCAAACTTTCTTAGAATAGCATCTGCTAAAGGGTGATTGGATTCTTTTTCAAGAGCTACTACGATATCAATCATGTTTTCTTCGTTCACGGAATCAGCAAAATAATAATTGGTTACTTCAGGTTTTCCTTTGGTCAAGGTGCCCGTCTTATCAAATGCAATTGCTTTAATATCGGCTAATTGAGACAGGTAAGAACTACCTTTTGAAAGGACTCCTTTTTTGGCTAAATTAGAAGTCGTCGATAGCGTTGCCGAGACAGTAGCTGCTGCTAAAGCACACGGTGAAGCTGCAACTAAAAGGACTAATCCTCTATAGACACTTTGTGACCATGTCCAATCAAGTAGAAAAGGTGCCAATAACATGAATAACGGAATGGCAATTAAAACAACTGTGACGTATTTGGGTTCAAATTTTTGGATAATACTCGCAGCTTTTGTTTGGTTATCTTGGTTCTGGTTCACTAATTGTAAAATTTTTGAAAATACTGTATCTTCGTTTTCTTTGGTGACTTTCATCGTGAAGCTACCTGTTCCATTAATTGTACTCCCGAAGACGCCATCTCCTTTGGATTTCTCTTTCGGGATACTTTCTCCATTAATAGACGACTCATCAATGGATGTAGATCCAGACAAAATGACGCCATCAATAGGTACTTGATCGCCATTCAAAACTTGAAGTTGATCTCCCACTTTTAATTCACTGACATCTACATTTTTTGTACTGCCATCAGGTAGGATTAACCGGGCAGTCGTTGGATTCATTTCGAGTAATTTCGTTATTTCTCGTTTGCTTCTTCCTTCTGCATAATCTTCCAAAAAATGTGCTCCAGAAAAAATAAGAATCAATAATGTTCCTTCCCAAAAATTCCCCATTAAAGAAGCTCCGATTGCCGCTAATCCCATTAAAATATGAGAATTAGGCATGAACTTTTTTTGGTTTTTTGAGTTCTCAATTGTTTCTCCAAGGCCTTCAAGAACAATGACATGATACCCAGCGCTGATTGTAGCGATTGAGAACAAAACATTTTGTAGCAACTGATAATCTTCATTCAAAAATAGAGCAATCACTGCTAATGCTAAACCAACAAAGTACAAAACGACTGGCATTTTCCCATGATCGTGACCGTGGTTGTGATTATGATTATGCTTTTCTTGAGACTGTTGTTTTTGGACAGTTTCCATTTATATTGCCTCCCTATATAATTTATAAGTCCTTTGTTTTCCATCATTTACTTCTTGAATCACAAAATTTCCGCTATTTCTGGATCCTTTCGTCTATTCCAAAAGTAAATCGTAATGAATCCACTTTACATATGACTAACCAATCATATGTTTATGTTCTCACTTTATATCGCTATATACGTTTTGTCAAGATAAAGAGAACGCAACTTCTCTTTTATAAACAAAAGATTAGCATTGTTTCGCTCATATGGTAATATAGATATGAACGAAAGGTCATATGAAAGGAATAAAAACACTATGGATATAAAAACAACTTCTCCAATCGATAAAGAATCTATTCTGTCAATAAGCAAACTATTTAAGGTGATTAGTGATCCTACACGATTGTCGGTTCTCTTTCTTTTACAGAAAAAAGAGTGTAGTGTTGGAAATATAGCTATTTCTCTGGACATGGAACAGTCCGCTATTTCTCATCAATTAAAAACGTTGAAAGACGCACGCTTAGTAAAATCAAGAAGAGAAGGAAAAAGTATGCTTTACAGTTTAGATGACCTTCATGTTTTTAGTATTCTCGAACAAGTCTTAACTCATGTCAATGAATTAGAAAAATAAAACCAATTAGTTATGTAGCATACAAACTTAGGAGGTTTTTAAAATGTCAAAATCAGATAAAGACCATAATCACTCGCATCAGGATCAACCGAAAAAAAATATTAAAATTGCTTTCTTCATAAATTTTATTTTCTCCATAAGTGAATTTTTCTTTGGGTTTCTTTTCAATAGTGTGTCTATTATGTCTGACGCAGTTCATGATTTAGGGGACTCTATTTCAATTGGATTCGCTTGGTTTTTTCAAGGTTATTCAGAGAAAAAACAAGATGAACGGTTCACCTTTGGCTATAACCGATTTTCTTTACTGGGCGCGCTGATAACTGGCGTTGTGCTAATTAGTGGCTCGTTCTTTATGATCTATCGTAGTGTGCCGCGTTTGCTTGACCCACAACCCGTAAATTATAGTGGCATGTTCTGGCTTTCTCTCGTAGCTATTGCATTGAATGGATATGCTGCTTGGATTTTAAGCAAAGGCACATCCAAAAATGAGGGTATGTTGAAACTCCATATGCTGGAAGACGTATTAGGGTGGATTGGAGTCTTGATTGTGAGTATTCTAATGAACTTTACCGAGGCATATCGTCTGGATCCTATCTTATCGATTTTGATTGCACTCTATATCCTCTACAAAACCGTTCCTGAATTTTTCACCACAATGAAAATTTTATTGAATGGTTCGCCTGAAAATGTAAACGTAGAAAAACTTGCTGATTCAATCAATAACATTCCTGCTGTAAAAGACCTCTCACATTTTCACATTTGGTCACTGGACGGGGAAGAAAACGCCCTTATCGTCACGGTTCTTATAGACCCTTCAGACATAGACAAGGCTAGGGAAATAAAAGAAGTAATTGCAGAAGTCGCACACAAATCAAGCGTAGAGAATCATATCACAATAGAAATAACTACAAGCAAAGAAGAGCTTGAAAAGGGATACTCCCACAACACATAAGATAGTCAGTCCTACGCTAAAAAACACTTCGTCATTTGAAAAGCAAAAAAGGCAGCGACTAAACAAATCGCTGCCTCTCTTTTTATCTTTCGTGATTATGATTTTTTTAAAAACCTAGTAGCGTTTGTATCGTCCCGTTCTCTACCAAGATAAAGATTCCTAATCCAATAAACACGATTGGGACAATGATTCGTTCATACTTTTCTAACGTTTCGGAAACAAAGGAAATTTTTGCCAACTTATAACTGATAAAGCAAAGAATCGCAATCGAAATAACGAATACTACTAAGGCAATTAAAATTTCTGAAAAAGCTAACGAAGTAAAGTAGGGAATATAAATCCCTAAATTGTCTCCACCTGACGCAATGGTTATTAAGGCGACAGTCCAGAATAACCGACTGGTTCCTCTAGATTCTAGTTTTTCAACGACTTCCTCTTCTTCTTCCTCCTCTTCGCCTATCACAGCGACACGGATACCTAAATAAATTGGAATTAATCCAAGAAGTCCAATGATCCAATCTTGCGGAATAAAATTCAGCACATAAGCAGCAAACAAACTTACAGCTACCAAAATGCCTGTTCCAAGATATTGACCCCAAAAAATGTGTCGAATACCTTTTTGTGTGTGACTTTGAGAAAAGATAATGAGCAAGATAAACAAATAATCAATGCTCGTAGAAATGTAAACAGCGATAGCTGAAAAAATACTTTGTAACAAAATAACTTCCTCCAAACTAAGATTTCATAGATAGATTTTCTGATAACTTTAAAAAAACACGAATAGCGGAAAGGACGTCTTCATTCGCTAAAGAGTAATAAATTACTTTTCCCTCTTGACGTGATTTTGCCATTCCATGTTTTTTTAAAAAACGTAAATGGTGTGACGTTGTAGCGACACTAGCAGTAAGTATTTCTGCTAGATCACAGACACACATTTCCTTATAGGTTTCTAAAGCATAGAAAATTTTAATTCTAGAAGAATCGCTGAAACATTTCCCTAACACAAGTAAGTTTGAAAAATCTTTTTGATCCAATTTATTTTTTATTCCATTTACTTTTTCTTTATGTACGATAGTCACTTGGCAAACTTTTTTCATTCATCTCACCTCACATTCAAACGATTGTTTGAATGAAGTATATCTATTTGATCACTCGTTTGTCAATCTACCTTAATTCCAATACACTGTTATAAGCAATTTCCTGTATTCACAACATCTTTGACGTACTTAAACAAGTACGTTACAATAGTAAAAAAGATGTTAAAGGGAGGAATAGCTTATGTCTATCGTAAACCCTAGCCAAGCTAGAAAAGTCTTTTATCAACTATTGAAAGACGTCAACAAAACTAACGAACCCATTTATATCTCTGGCAAAAACGAAGAAAGTGAAGCGGTTATGGTCAGTAAAAAAGACTGGGACGCAATTCAAGAAACATTATACCTTCAATCTGCTGGCGTAGCAGATGTGATCCACCAGCGTGAACAAGAAAATGAGTTTGTTGCATTGGAGGATATCGATTGGGATACTCTGTAAAGTTAGCAAAATCAGCTACGAAAGACCTGAAACATTTAAAAGGGGCTCATTTAGAGCAAAAATTTAAAAATCTCATGGAAGTTTTAAAAGAGAATCCGTTCCAAAATCCCCCGCCTTATGAAAAGTTAGTCGGAAATTTAAAAGATAAATATTCACGTCGTTTAAATATTCAGCACCGGGTGGTTTATTCGGTGGATAATGACGCCAAAGAAGTCATTATTTGGTCTACTTGGACGCACTATGAAAGATAGAAAAAACTTTTTAAAAAGTTTTTTCTATCTTTTTTGACTAAAAATATGAGATAAAAACAACCTTGCTAAAGCAATTTTCTCGATACACTACTTTATCTAATTTCATGTACTAGTAGTTCTTTTGTTTTTTCGCGAATAAGTCTTTTGGGTTTACCTCAAAAAAAGGAAGCGGTATCCTTAAAGTAACCGAATAAGGAGGCCATGTTATGATGAAAAGAAAAAAAATCTCTCGTTTCCTAGCAATAGGAATTTGTGGAGCAGTATTGGCAGGATGCTCATCAAATGAAGACAATACAGCAGATACATCTGCCACAGAATCAGAAATCACACAAAGTGTAGATACGACTAATAGTGAAAGTAGTTCAGCAACTTCTGAAACAAGCAGTAGTTCGGAAAGCGAAGAAGCAAGCGACTCAGAAGAAATACCAGTTTCTTCTTCTGACCAAGAAAATAAAGAATCGGCTGATCTATCTTCAGAACTAAAAATGAATCCTGACACTGTCTTGTTACCGACAGATTTTCCAACTGCTGATTCTTCATCTGTTACAGCTGATATACTAACAAATGAAGCAGATAATTATATGATTAATTATACAGATGATCAAGGAGAATTAGCTGAAATTTCTGGAACACTTTATGAAAGTTCTGATTTGGCAAAAGAAGAAATGGATACCTTCTCAAACGGGAAAACAGTGGGATCGTTGGAGGAAGGTGGTGAAGAGTTAGGTTATGGTATCACTGGCTATATGTCTGCAGGTTTAGGAAGCACACATTTTAGTTGGGAAGAAGGGAACTGGCTATTTTCTATCACTTCTGTTGCTGAAGACAAAATGGATGTCCCTGGGATAGCAAAAAAAATGGTAGACTATTTAGAAGAACATTCTCTTCCAGCTCCTGAAGATATGGGAGTAGTCTTTATCCAATACCCACAAGGTGGAGAAGATGTGAATGTAGATATTCGTTGGCAAGATGAAGACAAAATTTATCAATTAAAGACAACAAAAGTTCCGTTAGATGCATTGGAAATGGCCGTGTCAATGGAATAGTCAAATACGCAATTAACCTAAAAAAGAAGCCTTATAAGGCTTCTTTTTTCTATCTTTTTATATAGAGTTATTATTATGTTATAAATGTAACCACCGTACTGGTGTATCAGTGGATTGAGTTAGATTTTCGTCAATTTGTAATCCATTTACAATAATATCTAATGGTAGCTGTTGAATTAAATCCCATCCTGTATCTGGGACAGGAACATTACTTCCAGATTTCCAATAATATTTAAAAGGTAAATTACTGAGTTGAGATGAATCTAACCCTGAATCATAGGCTATATAAATTCCAGGAGAAAAACCCTTATTCTCTACTTCATTATACCAGTTTGTACAGTACGCAATGATATCAGAAGAAGGCGTATTTAAATCGATCCCTTCCAAATCAAGAAAAACAGTAATACCTTCTGGAAATCCAAGGTTTGAAACGTGGTTAGCAGCATTTTGCCCATACTCTGTTCCCAAAGAAGGTGTAGGGATCCAACCTGGATTTTTCACCCTTTGAACAATCATTAATCCAAGTCCGCTTTCCAATATTCCTGTGGCTTCAGATATAGATAAATCTACATTAGTTGATTCAAGGGACACATACCGTATTGCATATTCATAACCAGAACCAACCATTTGGGAAGCGACAGAGCTACTTACAACAGTAGCTGTATCAAATCCAAGCATGTCCGGTTCCGCTTCTTGCAATGATCCAGGTAAATCGCCTTCGTTGCCAATGTCTCCATCGTCATCTCCATCATTATTGCCATCGTCTCCACCATTAGCCGGTTCTCCAGTAAATAAGGTATAAGCCGTTGCAGGCCCTACACGGCCATCTACTTCTAAACCAAAGTCACTTTGGAAAGTTCTAACAGCTTCTAAAAGTCCAGGTCCAAAGTTTCCATCGAAACCATCTACATTATAGCCAAGCCCAATCAATTCAGCTTGTACCAAACGAATTAAGTTACCGCTGTCGCCTTGAACAACAGTTTCCCACGCTGCTTGTGTAGCTGGACCAAAAGAGCCATCTACTGTAAGGTTCGCTCCATATTGACGATTTAATTCTGTTTGTACACCTCTAATAATTGCCTCTGATGTAGTAGGTCCAAAAGAATTATCGACTTCTACATCCAAGCCATACGTTTGATTTAACCAAATCTGGATAGATTGAATAGCTGCTACTTCTTGGTTAAATAGGGTAAAAGCTGTTTGTGGACCTACGCGTCCATCAACTGTCAAATTGAAATCCATTTGGAAAGCTTGTACAGCTTCTAATAAACCAGGTCCAAAAGAACCGTCAAATCCATTTACATCATAGCCCAATCCAATCAATTGACTTTGTACTAGTTGGGTTAGATTCCCTTGTGCTCCTTGAGCAACTGTTTGCCAAGCTGCTTGAGTAGAGGGCCCAAAAGAGCCATCTATAGAAATATTAGCTCCATATTGGCGATTTAATTCCGTTTGTACCCCTCTAACAGCTGCCTCTGAAGTAGCAGGACCGTAAGATCCATCTACTTCTAAATTGAAGCCATACGTTTCGTTTAACCAAGTTTGAATTGCTCTAATATCTTCTTCAGTCATTTTCCATTTCTCCTTTTTTATTTTTTACACAAATCGAGTATACAAAATGTACAACCATCTATTAAAATTAGACATTTATGGTGGAAATAATTACAAAACCTTTTATTACCGGTTTATAAAAGATTTTTACAAATGTCAGTTTTTTTATTTACTCTATTTGTGTAATTAAAGATTACTACCCTTTTTGAAGATTGTCAATAAATTTTACTCGATTTGTTATAATTTTATTTTTACTATAGTTTCGTTATGTGTATAATAAAGACAAAGATTATTAACAGAGGTGTACTATGGATATCTATAAATTGAGAGAACTACGAAAAGCTAGACGACTAACGCAAGAAGAAATGGCAGAAATGCTAGAAGTTGCTCGGACAACCTATGCAAATTATGAACAAGGAACCAGAGAGCCCGATAATAAAACATTAAATAAATTAGCTGATTATTTTCAAGTCTCCACTGATTACCTTTTAGGTCGTGATGTTCCAAAGTGGGCCAGACCAGAAGATCTTGTCGACTTAGAAGAAATCCTAAAAAACAACGTTCATATGGCTTACGGTGGAGAAGATTTAACTGAAGAAGATAAGCAGCGAGTACAATCCGTTTTACAAGCCGTCTTTTGGGATAGATTAAAAAAAAGAAGGGATTAGATGAGTGAAAATTGGCAGAATTTGATTCAACACTTATACAGTGAATACAAAACCTATGATCCGTTTGTATTAGCAGAAAATAAAGGAATAGACGTCCTTTTTGTTCCCTTTGGAGAAACACCAAAGGGCGAAACCGTCAGGTTTAAAGAAGAAACCCTTGTCTTACTTAATGAACAGTTAATGGAGACAACTGAACGTTACTTTGTTCTAGCCCATGAACTGTATCATGCTCTGTAACATGAAAATCTTAGCGCCTACTATACGACACAACGAAATGGCAAAGGAACACTTGAACGAGAAGCGAGTCTTTTTGCAGGAAATTTAATGCTTGAATTATACGAAGAAGATTATGGCTATCCACCAGAAACCTTTCATCATCTTCAAAACCTTTACGGTGTTGCGGAAGAATTAGAATCTTATTTAATAAAATAGATCTTTCAAACGTGACAGAAGGTTTTTATTCAATTGGACAGACAGAGAGCTTTTTGGTATAATAATGTTGTAGATGAGAGCAGGCTCATAGTCAACTTGATATAAATCCGGAACATAAGGGTCCGGCGGGTGGCGAGCACCAAAACTAAACTCGACATAAATCCGGAACATAAGGGTCCGGCGGGTGGCAAGCACCAAAATTAAACCTGTTAAAAAAGGCTACTCTTTTGAGTAGCCTTTTTTATTGGTATTAAGGAGCGTTTTAATAATTGGTAAATAACAATGACGGATATAAACGAATGTCTATAAAAGAAATCACTAAAATTACCAGACAGTTAAATGCAATTTACAAAGCTGCAGACCTCTTAAAAGAAGAGTTCGTAGGAAAAAAGGTAACCTATGTTGGAGAAAATTCTACCGTGTCAATTATTTTTTCTATTACTAATTTTATGCACCTATGTGGAATCCATTATCGAAGAGGCGCTGCCTTGTTTTTCCAAGATGCTTTAGATAGAAAAATAAATTTACAAGATATCAAAATAAAAATAGATAGTACAACATTTCTTAAATTACAAGTAATTGGTAGCGTTAGTCTATTATTGGATAAAGAAATCTCTATCGTAGGTAGAGGGATTTATTCATCATTAAGATATGATTCTGCTATTCGAACGAGAAAAAAGATACTAGCCTTATCTTTAATGCAAAACGGATTAAATTATGTCCCTATATCTTTATTGAATTTAACTTCAAAAGAAATTGGTCCTGGTCAAAAAGTGACTTGTATTTTTAGTGAAGATTTAATTTCAGGAGAAGTAAAATCGATTATGGAAATAGCAGATTAACGTGTTTATTTTCACCCTACATAATCATTTTCACTAAATAAAAAAGAGAGAAATCCACTTTAAAAAAAGTGAATTACTTTCTTTTTTATTTGAAAACGATCGAATAAAGGGCCATTTTTTTCGACGCCAACGACGAAAAAAAACGGCTTGATTTTGCCAAAAAAAGAGACCGAAATGGCCACATTTCAGGTCTCTTTTTTGGCTCAAAACGGCTACGTTTTGACCGGGTTTTCCAGGGGGATTGGGGGAGCAGCGCGTCCCCCAACAAGGTCGTTTGCGCCACGAAGTGGCTAGCAAACATAGAGCTTGCCAAACCCCTTCAACCAATCTTACCACTGGAAACCGAAAGCGTTTTAGTGGTAAGATTGGTTTCTGAACGACAGAGAAGAAAAACAGGGGGTGGGACGTTGAGCGAACGAGAGATTTTTGAGGACACTTCAGCTGAGAGAAACCCGAAGCGCAAAGAGCCGAAACAAATCAGCTTTCGAGTGAGCGAACCCGAATTTGAAAAGTTGAAGCGCTCCGCTGAAAGTTTGCAAATGAGTGTGCCGGCTTTTGTCAAAAGCAAGGCACAAGGGGCTAAGATCGTGACACCAAAAGTGGACCGAGCAGGCGCGATTGAAATTGCCAAACAATTACGCGCAATCGGCAACAATATCAACCAAATGGCACGAGCCACGAATACAGCAGAACTCAATCCGAATTTAGCCGCCAACCTAACGGCAGAATTACAAAAGACACAAAAGGAGTTGAATCAACTATGGAAAAATCTAACCTGATAACCAAAAAAACCCTTTTAGAGACCGTCTCTTTTGGCGTAGTCTTTTTTCTATTAACCCTTGGAATGGACTATTTTTCGGACCATCCAATTGAACTAAGAAGCCTTGCCATAGAAGCAATTTTCACAATGATCGTGTATGGAATTTTTATTATGCTCCTTCATTTCTTTTCAGAAAGAAAACGCAGAAAGGAATCAAAATATGGCCACCATTAAATTAGCCCGCAGCACCAGTTGCTCGCGCTGCATTAACTACGCTGAACCGCGTGCGACCGTCAAAAGCGGCTTAAATTGTGATGTCAATTATGCCAAAACCCAAATGAAAGCCACCCGCATGATCTATGGAAAAGACGATAAGGTCCAAGCGCATACCCTTATTCAGTCATTTAAGCCCAGTGAGGTCACTCCGGAACAAGCAAATGAACTAGGTTACGAATTAGCGCAAAAAGTCGCTGGCGGACACCAGGTAGCCATTTACACCCATACAGATAAAGACCATATCCATAATCACTTAGTTATTAATAGTGTCAATCTGGATACGGGTTTGAAATTTCAAGCTCATGGCGTCGAAGCGATTGAAAAAGTGAAAGAAATCAACGACGAAATTTGTTTGTCGCATGGCTTAACCGTTCCAGAAGAACCGGCCCAAATTCGCTACACTGCCGCAGAAAAAGGTATCCTAGAACGACCAGGACAGACCAGCTGGAAAGACGAGATCAGAGAAAAAATCGAACAAGCCAAACAAACCACTCCTAATTTTGACGCGTTTAAAGAAAAACTGGCTGAAAATGGCGTAAACGTGATTGAACGAGGAAAAACCGTGACGTATCAACATGTAGCAGAAAATAAAAAAGTCCGCGCTAAAAAATTAGGCGAGGATTACGAAAAGGAGACCATCATAAATGGCTTTGAGAGACAACTTGAACCAACAGACAACCGAAACGACACCCCAACAACCGAACCAAGCAAGCTTGAACCAGGATCTGCAGCAATTGATCCAAGTCTTGACCGAGATCCGGAACTACAGCGGAGCGACGCTGCAACAGAAAAGTTTGGAGAAAGCCAACCTGGAGAACAACTTACAAGAGATTCAACAAGTGACAACTACAGTCCTGGACAGCTTCAACAGCAACTTGAAAAGCTTAGAAACCACACAGACCAACTACAACGAGACAGCTCAAAAGCAGTCAATCGAATCCTTGAAACACCTGAAAACAATCCTGAACGACCTGTTAGACAAAAACAAGACGGAAATCGCGAAGATTCAGAAAGAAATGAGCCAGAACAACGCCCAATTAAGCGAGATCAACCAAACCATCACCAAGACCATGGACCAAGTCTTTGAGAAATTAAACGCTGAAATCAAGCGGACCAATCAAAAATTGACCCTTCGAACGGTTAAAACGAATTTATATGCGAGTGTCCCGACCGGTATCGTTGTTGTAGCGCTTATGTGGCTACTGAATGCCTTTAATGTATGGTGAAAATTGGGACCATTGAGAACATTTAGTGGTTTTAAAATACTGAAATGAAACAATTAGTAGAAATAGAGAGTTAAAATCAATTTAAAGCCACTAAAAACGACGTTAGAGACGTTTAAAAATATTCATATGTCTTTTATAAGGCTTAAAGTTAAAATTGAAAATAGAGCTGTTATTTTGGATTTAACTCATACAATGGTTCGAACCGTCGAGCGTAAGTCGAGACATAGAACGCTGCTGACGGTTTTAAAATTTTTTTAACTAAGCAGATATTAATCTGCTATTATTTTATATTTATTTTATTAATTCTTTAATACTTATAGTACTTAGTAACCTATTAAACCCTTTCATACCAAGGGATAACGAGTATTTAAATACTAATTTGTACCCTGATAAATACTAATTTGTACCCTGATAAATACTAATTTGTACCCTGATAAATACTAATTTGTACCCTATATATACCAAAGAAAAATAAAAATTCGTTTTCTTTGGTATATATGATATAATTGATATAAATACTAATCTGTACCATGAAAAGGGGAACGAGATGGATAACAAAATTAAAGTTACCTCGGAAGTTCAAGATATATCTGAAGGGGTTATAGAATTAAGTAAAGAGTATACAGTTGCAAAAGATAATAAACTGGTTCAAAAAGCAAAAATTGATTTGTCAGAGAAAGAATTGAAATTAATTGACTGGCTAATTAGCAAGATAAAACCAGATGATAAAGAACTTTTACAGGTTAATACTTCTATTTCTGAAATAAATACAGTTTTGGGATTCGGATCCGGTGGAAGAAATATTAAACAAACAAAAGAAGCTCTTCTAAATCTTTCTAATAAAGGTTTTTGGATAGAATCAGAGGACAATTCAGGAATTGAGATAACGAGATGGATTGACGAAGTTTCTTTAAAGTATAACGGAAAAGCAATACTAAAGTTACATTCAAAATTAGCTCCCTACCTTCTTCAATTAGCAGAAAAAGGAAATTACACTTCTTACTATTTAAGAACGATAATTAGCTTGAAATCTAAATATTCTTTATTACTGTATCAGTTAGCTAAATCCGGGCTACATTATGGTGTTATTGGTGGAACTGTTGAAGAGATTCAAGAATATTTTGGACATAAAGATTTAGCTTGGGGAACGTTTAAT from Carnobacterium inhibens subsp. inhibens DSM 13024 includes the following:
- a CDS encoding heavy metal translocating P-type ATPase, producing the protein METVQKQQSQEKHNHNHNHGHDHGKMPVVLYFVGLALAVIALFLNEDYQLLQNVLFSIATISAGYHVIVLEGLGETIENSKNQKKFMPNSHILMGLAAIGASLMGNFWEGTLLILIFSGAHFLEDYAEGRSKREITKLLEMNPTTARLILPDGSTKNVDVSELKVGDQLQVLNGDQVPIDGVILSGSTSIDESSINGESIPKEKSKGDGVFGSTINGTGSFTMKVTKENEDTVFSKILQLVNQNQDNQTKAASIIQKFEPKYVTVVLIAIPLFMLLAPFLLDWTWSQSVYRGLVLLVAASPCALAAATVSATLSTTSNLAKKGVLSKGSSYLSQLADIKAIAFDKTGTLTKGKPEVTNYYFADSVNEENMIDIVVALEKESNHPLADAILRKFEQKNKLTIDVENQIGKGLTGDYKGRNYRIGKPTSFDDVSDEYSRLNNEWASEGKTIVYVAVDEEVLGLIALMDIPSEHAKETIEYFRKQGIHTTLITGDSEMTGKAVAKQLGIDEVIANVMPEDKSRIIDEQKEKYGVTAMVGDGVNDAPALVNADVGIAMGDGTDVAVEVSDLVLMQNNLSKLVQSHNTSSKMNRVIWQNIIFSMAVVVFLIVVSFLGLTDIAISVIIHEGSTLVVILNGLRLLRAV
- a CDS encoding ArsR/SmtB family transcription factor; amino-acid sequence: MDIKTTSPIDKESILSISKLFKVISDPTRLSVLFLLQKKECSVGNIAISLDMEQSAISHQLKTLKDARLVKSRREGKSMLYSLDDLHVFSILEQVLTHVNELEK
- a CDS encoding cation diffusion facilitator family transporter, giving the protein MSKSDKDHNHSHQDQPKKNIKIAFFINFIFSISEFFFGFLFNSVSIMSDAVHDLGDSISIGFAWFFQGYSEKKQDERFTFGYNRFSLLGALITGVVLISGSFFMIYRSVPRLLDPQPVNYSGMFWLSLVAIALNGYAAWILSKGTSKNEGMLKLHMLEDVLGWIGVLIVSILMNFTEAYRLDPILSILIALYILYKTVPEFFTTMKILLNGSPENVNVEKLADSINNIPAVKDLSHFHIWSLDGEENALIVTVLIDPSDIDKAREIKEVIAEVAHKSSVENHITIEITTSKEELEKGYSHNT
- a CDS encoding CadD family cadmium resistance transporter, with translation MLQSIFSAIAVYISTSIDYLFILLIIFSQSHTQKGIRHIFWGQYLGTGILVAVSLFAAYVLNFIPQDWIIGLLGLIPIYLGIRVAVIGEEEEEEEEVVEKLESRGTSRLFWTVALITIASGGDNLGIYIPYFTSLAFSEILIALVVFVISIAILCFISYKLAKISFVSETLEKYERIIVPIVFIGLGIFILVENGTIQTLLGF
- a CDS encoding ArsR/SmtB family transcription factor produces the protein MKKVCQVTIVHKEKVNGIKNKLDQKDFSNLLVLGKCFSDSSRIKIFYALETYKEMCVCDLAEILTASVATTSHHLRFLKKHGMAKSRQEGKVIYYSLANEDVLSAIRVFLKLSENLSMKS
- a CDS encoding type II toxin-antitoxin system Phd/YefM family antitoxin, with translation MSIVNPSQARKVFYQLLKDVNKTNEPIYISGKNEESEAVMVSKKDWDAIQETLYLQSAGVADVIHQREQENEFVALEDIDWDTL
- a CDS encoding Txe/YoeB family addiction module toxin, whose protein sequence is MGYSVKLAKSATKDLKHLKGAHLEQKFKNLMEVLKENPFQNPPPYEKLVGNLKDKYSRRLNIQHRVVYSVDNDAKEVIIWSTWTHYER
- a CDS encoding peptidoglycan-binding protein, whose translation is MTEEDIRAIQTWLNETYGFNLEVDGSYGPATSEAAVRGVQTELNRQYGANISIDGSFGPSTQAAWQTVAQGAQGNLTQLVQSQLIGLGYDVNGFDGSFGPGLLEAVQAFQMDFNLTVDGRVGPQTAFTLFNQEVAAIQSIQIWLNQTYGLDVEVDNSFGPTTSEAIIRGVQTELNRQYGANLTVDGSFGPATQAAWETVVQGDSGNLIRLVQAELIGLGYNVDGFDGNFGPGLLEAVRTFQSDFGLEVDGRVGPATAYTLFTGEPANGGDDGNNDGDDDGDIGNEGDLPGSLQEAEPDMLGFDTATVVSSSVASQMVGSGYEYAIRYVSLESTNVDLSISEATGILESGLGLMIVQRVKNPGWIPTPSLGTEYGQNAANHVSNLGFPEGITVFLDLEGIDLNTPSSDIIAYCTNWYNEVENKGFSPGIYIAYDSGLDSSQLSNLPFKYYWKSGSNVPVPDTGWDLIQQLPLDIIVNGLQIDENLTQSTDTPVRWLHL